Genomic DNA from Terriglobales bacterium:
TCCTACGCTTCTTCGGCGCCGATTTTGCCATGAAGGTGACCGACAAGAATTATCTCGACACCCAAGGTTTCAGCGTCTTTCTCTACGACAGCACGTACCATCCAGTTTTCGTAGACCAAAAGAACACGGCGATGGAGATGATTCTCCACGGCCAGCGCATCGCTACTAACGGGGACGTGCGCCTGATGCCAACGCCCGAGCAGTGGGACCTCGTGGCAACGCTCAAAGGACGCCACGCCGACAAGGAGAACAACCGGCTCACCGCCGACCTCGCGTTCCCGACCTTCGATTTGAGCTACACGCTGGAAGTTGCAGCGGAACCAGGCGGGGTGAAGGTCAGCATCAATCTCGACAAACCGCTACCGCAGAAGCTCGCCGGACGAGCGGGCTTCAATTTGGAATTCCTCCCCTCGATCTACATGGGCAAGGCTTACCTGGTGGACGGAACAAAGGCCGGCATCTTCCCGCGAACCCCCAACGATCCGATGGTCAAGGTATTGCCGCTAGCTGATGAACCGAAGAAGGCGTACTACCTGGAGGATTGGGACAAAGCCAAGGGATACATGCAGCCTTTGCCGTTCGCCGAGGGCAAAAGTATCACGCTGGGAGTCGACGACGCGCTAGCTCGGGTGAACGTTACGTCGGAGACGGCCGATCTCATGCTGTTCGATGGGCGCGACCGTGCGCAGAACGGATGGTTTGTGCTGCGCTCGCTGATTCCTACTGGCAAGACCACCGACGCGATCGTGTGGCACATCCGGCCGGACGTGATTCCGAACTGGACGCGGCCTCCGATGATCGCGCACAGCCAGGTCGGATATGCGCCGGGTTTCTCCAAGGTGGCGATCCTCGAACTCGACCCCAAGTACAACGCGCCGAAAACGGCAAAAGTGCTGCGCCTGATGGAAGACGGATCGTACAAGCAGGTGTTTGAAGGTCCGATCACGCCGTCAACGCCGTGGCTGCGCTACGTGTATTCGAAGTTCGATTTCACTCCGGTCAACGACCCGGGCCTGTATGTAATTGAGTACGCCGACCAGCGCACCGCGCCGTTTCCGATCTCCAGAGATGCCTACGCGAATATTTGGCAGGACAGCCTCGACCATCACCTTGCCGAGCAGATGGATCACGTCTCCGTCCGCGAAGGCTATCGCATGTGGCACGGCAAGTCGCACCTCGACGATGGCCGCATGGCGCCCGTGGTCGGTGAACAATTCGACGGCTGGAATCAAGCCACGGCAACGGACGGGAAATATAAAGGCGGCGATCACATTCCTGGAATGAACGTGGGCGGCTGGTACGACGCCGGCGACTTCGACCTCGAAGAGCCTGCAGAGCTAAGCGTGATTCAGAATCTGGCTCTCGCGTATCGCGAATTCAATCTCAAGTACGACGAGCTTACGGTGGACGAAACCGCGCGTGAGGTTGAGATGCACCGTCCCGACGGCGTTCCCGATACGGTACAGCAAGTCAAGCACGGCGCATTGCTCATTCTGGCGCAGTTCCACAACATAGGCCACGCGATCCGTGGCACGCACGAACCCGATCTGCGCCAGTACACGCAGGTGGGTGACGGAGCGTCGAAGACCGACGGCCGCATCTACGACCCGAAGCTCGGTCCCAACGAAGTGAAGGGCGACTACTC
This window encodes:
- a CDS encoding glycoside hydrolase family 9 protein encodes the protein MLKRIGLYFLLVLASVLRFFGADFAMKVTDKNYLDTQGFSVFLYDSTYHPVFVDQKNTAMEMILHGQRIATNGDVRLMPTPEQWDLVATLKGRHADKENNRLTADLAFPTFDLSYTLEVAAEPGGVKVSINLDKPLPQKLAGRAGFNLEFLPSIYMGKAYLVDGTKAGIFPRTPNDPMVKVLPLADEPKKAYYLEDWDKAKGYMQPLPFAEGKSITLGVDDALARVNVTSETADLMLFDGRDRAQNGWFVLRSLIPTGKTTDAIVWHIRPDVIPNWTRPPMIAHSQVGYAPGFSKVAILELDPKYNAPKTAKVLRLMEDGSYKQVFEGPITPSTPWLRYVYSKFDFTPVNDPGLYVIEYADQRTAPFPISRDAYANIWQDSLDHHLAEQMDHVSVREGYRMWHGKSHLDDGRMAPVVGEQFDGWNQATATDGKYKGGDHIPGMNVGGWYDAGDFDLEEPAELSVIQNLALAYREFNLKYDELTVDETAREVEMHRPDGVPDTVQQVKHGALLILAQFHNIGHAIRGTHEPDLRQYTQVGDGASKTDGRIYDPKLGPNEVKGDYSGKPDDRWIFTSNNPFFQWNAIAALAAAADTLKGWDDAMAKDCLDTAIKAWNDEKAHPTQNPARGGLGGASPAGAPGGGVLAASQGVVSGAQGGRNTRGTSGAPTTSNSAQPSPPAGFRRGGFGPLDWAAALELTIATNGAEPYKSRLKELFPQMITPEQIGIRGWTAVRALPYLDASEKDQLREAVKTYMAGLDKELEATPFGVPPSLGTWGGSGAVVDMAIRMYFLNKTFPDLVGSEYTLRAVNYILGTHPVSSTSYVAGVGTVSKTKTYSNNRADNSYIPGAVIPGYIIIKPDFPECIDDFGFLWFEDEAVVAGSANWVVAGNAADAIINEAK